A window of Rhododendron vialii isolate Sample 1 chromosome 13a, ASM3025357v1 contains these coding sequences:
- the LOC131312285 gene encoding putative F-box protein At1g49610 isoform X1 translates to MSSPTYSDSESEIPLTFPRSKRHSSSGSGIRKPAADLITALPDSVLGHVLSFLPIEDAIRSQILSKRWQYLWTYSTSLVFRDSNSSDKSVSDFVTFVDRTLVLCACSKVTKLGVQFAYEPDYASNVNLWTRFAAGRGAEELQLDLVNYSGDFDVDDYYLVPELLYTNSSFKALQFSECKVMPKGVVCWHSLKKLSIGRAKLSEDVIQKILAGSPVLEILELCYCYGFNRVHVSDASLKKLILRDGDYDDDGDGGHHPVLEISAPHLHSLEITGDLGRKICRLGDVSSLVDANISFRIWYRYYCSDDYKVHTDMFAGLLQSLVHVKKITLGSWAIQVLSIMEAKGLHSPLLKCECLTLDTDIRKKVLPGIAHMLDSSRNLETLVISSAPYHCHEDFWDELCNVGEKHYWTSTEKSFMCLMFCLQKVKLIGFGLCKVDYYLPFVQFLLKNARVLQKMVIDAQTGGCNWPKEFSQAAQKLLSFPRSSPNAVVLFCE, encoded by the exons ATGTCATCACCAACCTACAGCGACTCCGAAAGCGAAATTCCCCTCACATTCCCGCGGTCGAAACGGCATAGTAGTAGTGGCAGCGGGATAAGGAAACCTGCCGCCGATCTGATCACCGCATTGCCCGACTCTGTACTCGGTCACGTTCTCTCCTTCTTACCAATCGAAGACGCCATCAGATCTCAGATTCTATCCAAACGCTGGCAATACCTTTGGACTTACTCCACGTCCCTCGTTTTCCGTGATTCCAATTCTTCTGACAAAAGCGTTAGTGACTTTGTTACCTTTGTTGATAGAACCCTCGTTCTCTGCGCCTGTTCTAAGGTCACGAAATTGGGGGTTCAGTTTGCGTATGAGCCGGATTACGCTTCCAATGTCAATCTGTGGACTCGATTCGCAGCAGGGAGGGGGGCGGAGGAGCTTCAGCTTGACTTGGTGAATTACTCGGGTGATTTTGATGTGGATGATTATTACTTGGTACCAGAGCTTCTATATACTAATTCGTCGTTTAAAGCATTGCAGTTTTCTGAGTGCAAGGTGATGCCCAAAGGAGTTGTTTGTTGGCATTCGCTGAAGAAATTGTCAATTGGGCGTGCAAAATTGAGTGAAGATGTGATTCAGAAGATATTAGCGGGTAGTCCTGTGTTGGAGATTCTGGAGTTGTGTTACTGTTATGGTTTCAATCGTGTGCATGTTAGTGATGCAAGTTTGAAGAAACTGATACTAAGAGATGGTGATTATGATGATGATGGCGACGGTGGGCACCATCCTGTGTTGGAAATTTCAGCTCCTCATCTTCATTCGTTGGAGATTACGGGTGATTTAGGACGTAAAATTTGTCGGCTTGGGGATGTATCGTCTTTGGTTGATGCTAACATCAGTTTTCGCATATGGTATCGATATTACTGCTCAGATGATTACAAGGTGCACACAGATATGTTTGCAGGACTTCTCCAGAGCCTTGTTCATGTGAAGAAGATTACTTTAGGCAGTTGGGCTATACAG GTGCTATCTATAATGGAAGCAAAAGGTTTGCACTCTCCGCTGTTGAAGTGTGAATGCTTAACACTCGATACAGATATCAGGAAAAAAGTTCTCCCTGGTATAGCACACATGTTGGACAGTTCACGTAATCTGGAGACGCTAGTCATATCCTCGGCCCCTTACCACTGTCATGAG GACTTTTGGGACGAACTTTGCAATGTTGGCGAAAAGCACTATTGGACATCAACAGAAAAGTCTTTCATGTGTTTGATGTTTTGTCTCCAAAAGGTTAAGCTTATCGGTTTTGGACTGTGTAAAGTTGACTACTACTTGCCTTTCGTACAATTTCTACTGAAGAATGCGAGGGTGCTCCAAAAGATGGTCATCGATGCGCAAACAGGAGGTTGTAACTGGCCAAAGGAATTTTcccaagcagctcaaaagctttTAAGCTTCCCAAGATCCTCTCCCAATGCAGTAGTATTGTTCTGTGAGTAA
- the LOC131312285 gene encoding F-box protein At5g03100-like isoform X2, protein MSSPTYSDSESEIPLTFPRSKRHSSSGSGIRKPAADLITALPDSVLGHVLSFLPIEDAIRSQILSKRWQYLWTYSTSLVFRDSNSSDKSVSDFVTFVDRTLVLCACSKVTKLGVQFAYEPDYASNVNLWTRFAAGRGAEELQLDLFSECKVMPKGVVCWHSLKKLSIGRAKLSEDVIQKILAGSPVLEILELCYCYGFNRVHVSDASLKKLILRDGDYDDDGDGGHHPVLEISAPHLHSLEITGDLGRKICRLGDVSSLVDANISFRIWYRYYCSDDYKVHTDMFAGLLQSLVHVKKITLGSWAIQVLSIMEAKGLHSPLLKCECLTLDTDIRKKVLPGIAHMLDSSRNLETLVISSAPYHCHEDFWDELCNVGEKHYWTSTEKSFMCLMFCLQKVKLIGFGLCKVDYYLPFVQFLLKNARVLQKMVIDAQTGGCNWPKEFSQAAQKLLSFPRSSPNAVVLFCE, encoded by the exons ATGTCATCACCAACCTACAGCGACTCCGAAAGCGAAATTCCCCTCACATTCCCGCGGTCGAAACGGCATAGTAGTAGTGGCAGCGGGATAAGGAAACCTGCCGCCGATCTGATCACCGCATTGCCCGACTCTGTACTCGGTCACGTTCTCTCCTTCTTACCAATCGAAGACGCCATCAGATCTCAGATTCTATCCAAACGCTGGCAATACCTTTGGACTTACTCCACGTCCCTCGTTTTCCGTGATTCCAATTCTTCTGACAAAAGCGTTAGTGACTTTGTTACCTTTGTTGATAGAACCCTCGTTCTCTGCGCCTGTTCTAAGGTCACGAAATTGGGGGTTCAGTTTGCGTATGAGCCGGATTACGCTTCCAATGTCAATCTGTGGACTCGATTCGCAGCAGGGAGGGGGGCGGAGGAGCTTCAGCTTGACTTG TTTTCTGAGTGCAAGGTGATGCCCAAAGGAGTTGTTTGTTGGCATTCGCTGAAGAAATTGTCAATTGGGCGTGCAAAATTGAGTGAAGATGTGATTCAGAAGATATTAGCGGGTAGTCCTGTGTTGGAGATTCTGGAGTTGTGTTACTGTTATGGTTTCAATCGTGTGCATGTTAGTGATGCAAGTTTGAAGAAACTGATACTAAGAGATGGTGATTATGATGATGATGGCGACGGTGGGCACCATCCTGTGTTGGAAATTTCAGCTCCTCATCTTCATTCGTTGGAGATTACGGGTGATTTAGGACGTAAAATTTGTCGGCTTGGGGATGTATCGTCTTTGGTTGATGCTAACATCAGTTTTCGCATATGGTATCGATATTACTGCTCAGATGATTACAAGGTGCACACAGATATGTTTGCAGGACTTCTCCAGAGCCTTGTTCATGTGAAGAAGATTACTTTAGGCAGTTGGGCTATACAG GTGCTATCTATAATGGAAGCAAAAGGTTTGCACTCTCCGCTGTTGAAGTGTGAATGCTTAACACTCGATACAGATATCAGGAAAAAAGTTCTCCCTGGTATAGCACACATGTTGGACAGTTCACGTAATCTGGAGACGCTAGTCATATCCTCGGCCCCTTACCACTGTCATGAG GACTTTTGGGACGAACTTTGCAATGTTGGCGAAAAGCACTATTGGACATCAACAGAAAAGTCTTTCATGTGTTTGATGTTTTGTCTCCAAAAGGTTAAGCTTATCGGTTTTGGACTGTGTAAAGTTGACTACTACTTGCCTTTCGTACAATTTCTACTGAAGAATGCGAGGGTGCTCCAAAAGATGGTCATCGATGCGCAAACAGGAGGTTGTAACTGGCCAAAGGAATTTTcccaagcagctcaaaagctttTAAGCTTCCCAAGATCCTCTCCCAATGCAGTAGTATTGTTCTGTGAGTAA
- the LOC131312285 gene encoding F-box/LRR-repeat protein At5g02910-like isoform X3, which translates to MSSPTYSDSESEIPLTFPRSKRHSSSGSGIRKPAADLITALPDSVLGHVLSFLPIEDAIRSQILSKRWQYLWTYSTSLVFRDSNSSDKSVSDFVTFVDRTLVLCACSKVTKLGVQFAYEPDYASNVNLWTRFAAGRGAEELQLDLVNYSGDFDVDDYYLVPELLYTNSSFKALQFSECKVMPKGVVCWHSLKKLSIGRAKLSEDVIQKILAGSPVLEILELCYCYGFNRVHVSDASLKKLILRDGDYDDDGDGGHHPVLEISAPHLHSLEITGDLGRKICRLGDVSSLVDANISFRIWYRYYCSDDYKVHTDMFAGLLQSLVHVKKITLGSWAIQVLSIMEAKGLHSPLLKCECLTLDTDIRKKVLPGIAHMLDSSRNLETLVISSAPYHCHELQDREPALVLGQPVNQ; encoded by the exons ATGTCATCACCAACCTACAGCGACTCCGAAAGCGAAATTCCCCTCACATTCCCGCGGTCGAAACGGCATAGTAGTAGTGGCAGCGGGATAAGGAAACCTGCCGCCGATCTGATCACCGCATTGCCCGACTCTGTACTCGGTCACGTTCTCTCCTTCTTACCAATCGAAGACGCCATCAGATCTCAGATTCTATCCAAACGCTGGCAATACCTTTGGACTTACTCCACGTCCCTCGTTTTCCGTGATTCCAATTCTTCTGACAAAAGCGTTAGTGACTTTGTTACCTTTGTTGATAGAACCCTCGTTCTCTGCGCCTGTTCTAAGGTCACGAAATTGGGGGTTCAGTTTGCGTATGAGCCGGATTACGCTTCCAATGTCAATCTGTGGACTCGATTCGCAGCAGGGAGGGGGGCGGAGGAGCTTCAGCTTGACTTGGTGAATTACTCGGGTGATTTTGATGTGGATGATTATTACTTGGTACCAGAGCTTCTATATACTAATTCGTCGTTTAAAGCATTGCAGTTTTCTGAGTGCAAGGTGATGCCCAAAGGAGTTGTTTGTTGGCATTCGCTGAAGAAATTGTCAATTGGGCGTGCAAAATTGAGTGAAGATGTGATTCAGAAGATATTAGCGGGTAGTCCTGTGTTGGAGATTCTGGAGTTGTGTTACTGTTATGGTTTCAATCGTGTGCATGTTAGTGATGCAAGTTTGAAGAAACTGATACTAAGAGATGGTGATTATGATGATGATGGCGACGGTGGGCACCATCCTGTGTTGGAAATTTCAGCTCCTCATCTTCATTCGTTGGAGATTACGGGTGATTTAGGACGTAAAATTTGTCGGCTTGGGGATGTATCGTCTTTGGTTGATGCTAACATCAGTTTTCGCATATGGTATCGATATTACTGCTCAGATGATTACAAGGTGCACACAGATATGTTTGCAGGACTTCTCCAGAGCCTTGTTCATGTGAAGAAGATTACTTTAGGCAGTTGGGCTATACAG GTGCTATCTATAATGGAAGCAAAAGGTTTGCACTCTCCGCTGTTGAAGTGTGAATGCTTAACACTCGATACAGATATCAGGAAAAAAGTTCTCCCTGGTATAGCACACATGTTGGACAGTTCACGTAATCTGGAGACGCTAGTCATATCCTCGGCCCCTTACCACTGTCATGAG CTGCAAGACAGGGAACCGGCGTTAGTGCTTGGTCAGCCAGTGAACCAGTAG